The proteins below come from a single candidate division KSB1 bacterium genomic window:
- a CDS encoding cation:proton antiporter subunit C codes for MDIIIAKYNYFIFVILLMIGLWAMMAKNNLVKKIIGMSIFQTAVILFYISIGTKEGSTIPILEHGHEVAGHVENVIHAADYANPLTQILMLTAIVVGVSTLGVALGLIQKIYKEYGTVEEDEILEQIK; via the coding sequence ATGGACATAATCATCGCTAAATATAATTATTTTATTTTTGTCATATTGCTGATGATCGGTCTTTGGGCGATGATGGCCAAAAACAATTTGGTGAAAAAAATCATCGGAATGTCTATTTTTCAAACAGCCGTGATCTTGTTTTATATCTCAATTGGTACAAAAGAAGGATCAACAATTCCAATTTTGGAACACGGTCATGAAGTAGCTGGTCATGTAGAAAATGTCATTCATGCTGCAGATTATGCCAATCCATTGACACAAATCTTAATGCTTACTGCAATTGTCGTTGGGGTCAGCACACTGGGGGTTGCTCTTGGTTTAATTCAGAAAATTTACAAAGAATATGGCACGGTTGAAGAAGACGAGATTTTGGAACAGATAAAATAA
- a CDS encoding monovalent cation/H+ antiporter subunit D family protein — MLDIFPRTVVEHAPVLIVVIPLLFALITTIVSYTNERLALPLTIVAMSSTFVAALITLVRVLNEGAISYHLGGWSPPIGISYNVDHLNAPVLLMITVVSLLTAIYSKEVVKKELPGKIVPFYVIYTLSVTGLVGMTITGDVFNLYVLLEIAALSAYALIAMGGGRAYMATFNYLIFGTIGASFYLLGVGYLLLKTGSLNMLDIGQLLPALYSSKAVLTAFILVMVGMWVKMAFFPMHGWLPNAYAYAPTASACLLGPLMTKVSVYVMIRIMFTVFSSDFTFNVLKWQNLIVWWAVIAIIAGSLFALSQRDLRKMLTYIVVAEIGYMVGGVWLANKLGITGAIYHIFSDAMMTLCLFMAMGCIIYRTKSRSFESMRGIFRKMPVTMVAFVIGAFAMIGIPPTCGFFSKWYLISGAIQAGHWGFGAALVFSSLINAVMFFRLFEIGYYRKFTGNEDHDHHDEKITMEEAPMSMVVPLVIVSISLILLGLYTNEIVTNLIDFVIPEGIL; from the coding sequence ATGTTAGATATCTTTCCTAGAACAGTTGTAGAGCATGCGCCGGTTTTAATTGTTGTTATTCCACTATTGTTCGCTTTAATTACCACAATTGTTAGTTATACCAACGAAAGATTGGCTTTACCTCTAACCATCGTGGCAATGAGCAGTACCTTTGTAGCTGCACTAATAACCCTTGTTCGAGTCCTTAATGAAGGGGCAATATCCTATCATTTGGGGGGTTGGAGCCCGCCTATTGGAATAAGCTACAACGTCGATCATCTAAACGCTCCGGTTCTCTTAATGATTACAGTAGTTTCGTTATTAACTGCTATTTATTCAAAGGAAGTCGTTAAAAAGGAATTACCGGGAAAAATCGTACCGTTTTATGTTATCTATACCCTTTCCGTCACCGGTTTAGTTGGAATGACAATAACAGGCGATGTTTTTAATCTTTATGTTTTATTAGAAATAGCTGCATTGAGCGCTTACGCTTTGATAGCGATGGGTGGCGGCAGGGCCTACATGGCAACATTTAATTATTTGATATTTGGCACAATCGGAGCAAGTTTTTACTTATTGGGAGTCGGCTATTTACTCCTCAAAACCGGTTCGTTAAATATGCTCGACATTGGTCAACTGCTGCCTGCACTTTATTCGAGTAAAGCAGTATTGACTGCTTTTATTTTGGTCATGGTTGGCATGTGGGTTAAAATGGCATTTTTTCCGATGCATGGATGGCTGCCGAATGCATATGCTTACGCACCAACTGCGTCGGCCTGTCTTTTAGGTCCCTTAATGACGAAAGTTTCTGTGTATGTGATGATTCGAATCATGTTTACCGTATTTTCATCTGACTTTACTTTCAATGTTCTTAAATGGCAAAACCTGATTGTGTGGTGGGCTGTGATTGCTATTATTGCCGGTTCCCTCTTTGCCTTATCCCAGAGAGATCTCAGGAAAATGCTGACGTACATCGTTGTTGCAGAAATAGGGTATATGGTTGGCGGTGTTTGGCTTGCAAATAAATTGGGTATTACCGGGGCGATCTATCATATTTTTAGCGATGCTATGATGACACTCTGTCTATTTATGGCAATGGGGTGTATCATTTATAGAACAAAGAGTCGCTCTTTCGAAAGTATGAGAGGAATTTTTAGAAAGATGCCTGTAACCATGGTCGCATTTGTGATTGGAGCATTTGCCATGATTGGCATTCCGCCCACATGTGGGTTTTTCAGCAAATGGTATCTTATCTCCGGCGCGATTCAAGCCGGACATTGGGGCTTTGGTGCTGCTTTGGTTTTTTCAAGTTTAATCAACGCGGTTATGTTTTTCAGATTATTTGAAATTGGTTATTATCGAAAATTTACTGGAAATGAAGATCACGATCATCATGATGAAAAGATAACGATGGAAGAAGCGCCAATGAGTATGGTCGTGCCCTTGGTGATCGTTAGTATATCATTAATATTACTAGGTTTATACACAAACGAAATAGTCACCAATTTGATTGATTTTGTTATACCCGAAGGCATACTTTGA
- a CDS encoding monovalent cation/H+ antiporter subunit D family protein, with product MKNIVSYTPLLVVLVSAIAIIPISFSSRKPNIREFWTLLAASAKFLLVVSMLPWILDGNTYELTLFKVLPGLAIQFKVDAFGMLFALVASSLWIITSVYSIGYMRGLNEHAQTRYFKFFALSLSATLGVAFASNLFTLYLFYEMLSLSTFPLVTHHQDEEARSGGRKYLTYLLGTSIGFVLPAMLITYAITGDLTFSSEGVFVGKTIVFPLWILLLLFLFGFAKAGIMPFHSWLPGAMVAPTPVSALLHAVAVVKVGVFCIVRVLTGIFGVDLLIAENLNTVVVFIAGFTVITSSLIALTQDSLKRRLAFSTIGQLSYIVMGVGLASKLGVIGGMTHIAMHAFGKITLFFCAGAIFVATGKKYISEMVGIGKRMPITMFAFFIGSLSVIGLPPAGGLISKWYMVLGALEADKIAILVIYLVSSLLNAAYFLPIVYKAFFCTPEESLFEDKIEEAPKWCVIPPVVTALCTIVFFFYPQPFFNLAKLAVQ from the coding sequence ATGAAAAATATCGTTTCATACACACCTTTACTTGTTGTCTTAGTTTCTGCAATAGCCATCATTCCCATATCGTTTAGCAGCCGCAAACCCAATATACGTGAATTTTGGACCCTATTGGCTGCAAGTGCGAAATTTCTATTAGTCGTTTCTATGCTGCCCTGGATTCTTGATGGCAACACTTATGAGTTGACCCTTTTCAAGGTGCTTCCCGGCCTGGCAATACAATTTAAAGTAGATGCTTTTGGCATGCTGTTCGCTCTTGTGGCTTCCTCACTTTGGATTATTACATCGGTTTACTCGATTGGTTATATGCGCGGCCTCAACGAACACGCACAAACACGGTATTTCAAATTTTTTGCCTTATCGTTATCTGCAACCCTGGGTGTTGCCTTTGCCAGCAATCTGTTTACGTTGTATCTATTTTATGAAATGCTTTCGCTATCTACATTTCCGTTGGTTACTCACCACCAGGATGAAGAGGCTAGATCGGGTGGCAGAAAATATCTAACCTATTTACTTGGCACATCCATTGGCTTTGTTCTCCCGGCTATGTTGATCACCTATGCGATCACCGGCGATTTGACCTTTTCATCTGAAGGCGTATTTGTAGGGAAAACAATTGTTTTTCCTTTGTGGATCCTGTTACTACTTTTTTTGTTTGGATTTGCTAAAGCAGGTATCATGCCTTTTCATTCCTGGTTGCCAGGCGCCATGGTAGCCCCGACACCGGTAAGCGCTTTATTACATGCTGTTGCAGTTGTGAAAGTGGGTGTTTTTTGTATCGTTAGAGTACTTACCGGAATTTTTGGCGTCGACTTGTTAATCGCTGAAAATCTTAACACAGTGGTCGTTTTTATTGCGGGATTTACCGTAATTACATCCTCCTTAATTGCACTCACGCAAGATAGCTTAAAGCGCCGATTAGCATTCTCAACTATCGGACAATTATCTTACATCGTCATGGGCGTTGGGCTTGCTTCAAAATTGGGTGTTATTGGCGGTATGACCCACATTGCAATGCACGCATTTGGCAAGATCACGTTATTTTTCTGTGCCGGCGCCATCTTTGTCGCAACAGGGAAAAAGTATATTAGCGAAATGGTAGGAATTGGCAAAAGAATGCCAATTACGATGTTTGCTTTTTTTATTGGTTCATTAAGTGTAATTGGCCTACCGCCGGCAGGAGGTTTGATTAGCAAATGGTATATGGTCCTGGGCGCCCTGGAAGCAGATAAAATTGCAATTCTGGTAATCTACCTGGTTAGCTCCCTGCTGAATGCAGCTTATTTTCTACCCATCGTTTACAAAGCTTTTTTTTGCACTCCGGAAGAATCTTTATTTGAAGATAAAATTGAGGAAGCGCCTAAGTGGTGTGTGATTCCGCCGGTAGTGACTGCGCTTTGCACAATCGTGTT